The following proteins are encoded in a genomic region of Coffea eugenioides isolate CCC68of chromosome 6, Ceug_1.0, whole genome shotgun sequence:
- the LOC113773901 gene encoding LEAF RUST 10 DISEASE-RESISTANCE LOCUS RECEPTOR-LIKE PROTEIN KINASE-like 2.1, with protein MVHGILLRYGDPTFNSKNTSSDRSPSTCGGTDINLKCPFQFSGDDPDLCRNPIEFSCENNRTVLSLSSVGSYREIQQYNFSVELNSIDYEKQTLRIFDPGVQKNNCSTLPVYPLQPNDYYYQPGAGYDMEIDADIVKAPPGYYSYVVVGESVVASDIEESCTVYKTAPVDLRCLPKASAGDISFQDIHNLLSNGLELGWHLSSRSFLCDVALVLAEISGFVIGHVFAPIANYIYIGGIVSVILYAAIKVIGIILLFAFLLYRCRWRHLSRYDTIEDFLQANNSLMPIRYSYKEIKTMTKNFEEKLGEGGYGLVYKGKLRSGGVVAVKMLSKSKANGQEFINEVATIGRIHHVNVVRWKQVCEIAKGVARGIEYLHQGCDMQILHFDIKPHNVLLDENFVPKVSDFGLAKLYPMQKSIATLTAVRGTLGYMAPELFYKKIGRVSHKTDIYSYGMLLMEMAGRRRNVDA; from the exons atggtTCATGGAATTCTACTG AGATATGGTGATCCTACCTTCAATTCCAAAAACACCAGCAGTGACCGTAGCCCATCCACTTGCGGGGGCACCGACATCAATTTAAAGTGCCCGTTTCAATTTAGTGGTGATGATCCAGATTTGTGCCGTAACCCTATTGAATTCTCTTGTGAAAATAATCGCACTGTTCTATCCTTGAGTAGTGTTGGTTCCTATCGGGAGATACAGCAGTATAACTTTTCTGTGGAGCTAAACAGTATTGATTATGAGAAACAGACACTTCGTATATTTGATCCCGGAGTGCAAAAGAACAACTGTTCTACTCTGCCAGTCTACCCATTACAGCCAAACGACTACTATTATCAACCTGGTGCGGGTTATGACATGGAGATTGATGCTGATATTG tGAAAGCTCCACCCGGTTATTACAGCTATGTTGTGGTTGGTGAAAGTGTGGTGGCATCTGATATTGAAGAGTCGTGCACTGTCTATAAGACAGCTCCTGTAGACCTGCGGTGTCTCCCTAAAGCATCAGCAGGAGATATTTCGTTTCAAGACATCCACAATCTTCTGTCCAATGGCCTTGAGCTCGGTTGGCATTTGAGCAGTAGATCCTTTCTTT GCGATGTGGCTCTCGTATTGGCAGAAATCTCCGGATTCGTCATCGGACATGTCTTCGCCCCAATTGCAA ATTACATTTATATTGGTGGCATAGTTTCGG TTATACTATATGCAGCAATAAAAGTCATTGGCATTATCCTCTTGTTTGCTTTCCTCCTTTATCGGTGTCGTTGGAGGCATTTATCGAGGTATGATACAATAGAAGATTTCCTACAAGCAAACAACAGCCTCATGCCCATTAGGTACTCATACAAAGAAATTAAGACAATGACAAAAAATTTTGAGGAGAAACTAGGTGAAGGAGGCTATGGTTTGGTTTACAAAGGCAAATTGCGCAGTGGGGGTGTAGTTGCCGTCAAGATGCTGAGCAAATCAAAAGCTAATGGGCAAGAGTTCATCAATGAAGTTGCAACTATTGGAAGAATACACCATGTGAACGTTGTTCG TTGGAAACAAGTTTGTGAGATTGCAAAGGGGGTTGCTCGTGGCATTGAATACTTGCATCAGGGGTGTGATATGCAAATTTTGCATTTTGATATTAAACCACATAACGTCTTACTGGATGAGAACTTTGTTCCAAAAGTTTCGGACTTTGGACTTGCAAAACTTTACCCGATGCAAAAGAGTATTGCAACTCTTACTGCTGTGAGAGGAACTTTAGGTTACATGGCCCCGGAGTTGTTCTACAAAAAAATTGGAAGAGTCTCGCATAAGACAGACATTTACAGCTATGGAATGTTACTAATGGAGATGGCTGGAAGGAGGAGAAATGTGGATGCTTGA
- the LOC113773902 gene encoding protein FAR1-RELATED SEQUENCE 5-like, whose product MDEERRKNIFNGDAEWALGFLAAKKDVDDMFFYKYHVDNEGRLARLFWADSKSCADFSIFGDVLVFDTTYKTNKYHKPLVVLAGVDNHLNSTIFCRALLSDERIETYEWVLNTFVEAMKGRKPVAVMTDGDSAMRRAIKNLLPDACHRLCSWHLHRNARSNIRCEEFNNRLYNLMARKCSTLEFENRWVRLVNECGVVENEWVKKLYRRKRLWAEAYLRGHFFAGMRSTQRCEKMNALLNEYLNEKMRLYEFVRSFDLAIAWLRHTESKAVHKSENTKPVLTTILSELEGSAAEVFTRNVFFMVRKHLNRQGFLISEGWSDEGGSRTYYYSKYGGHEISWKVDYDRSMEKLICSCMKFESKGIPCAHIFRVMVVEGMNRISKACISKRWTKGVYCTNNGMKAFVANEQLTQMARYGTLKSSCNTMCYYASYMDDAFNDLQQMFDKHSVDLKEKWIDRGYGGDGFAMDSRVMNDRSRRTFGLLDPRVSRYKGDHKHAEAKKKRKCGHYRYYQNCIRSYTVVN is encoded by the coding sequence ATGGACGAGGAAcgtagaaaaaatatttttaatggTGATGCAGAATGGGCACTTGGGTTCTTGGCAGCGAAGAAGGATGTcgatgacatgttcttttatAAATATCATGTAGATAACGAAGGAAGATTGGCAAGGTTGTTTTGGGCAGATTCTAAATCTTGTGCGGACTTCAGTATATTTGGAGATGTATTAGTGTTTGATACAAcgtacaaaacaaataaataccaCAAGCCACTAGTTGTACTTGCAGGGGTAGATAACCATTTGAACAGTACTATTTTTTGCCGTGCACTGCTATCAGATGAGAGGATTGAAACATATGAATGGGTGCTAAATACATTTGTAGAGGCTATGAAAGGTAGAAAGCCAGTAGCAGTGATGACAGATGGGGACAGTGCAATGCGAAGAGCCATAAAGAATCTTCTCCCGGATGCTTGTCACAGGCTATGTTCGTGGCACTTGCATAGAAATGCACGGAGTAATATTCGGTGCGAGGAGTTTAATAACAGGTTGTATAACCTGATGGCGAGAAAGTGTAGCACTCTTGAGTTTGAGAATCGGTGGGTTAGGTTAGTTAATGAATGTGGGGTAGTAGAGAATGAGTGGGTGAAGAAGTTGTACCGTAGGAAAAGGTTATGGGCAGAGGCATATTTACGCGGTCATTTTTTCGCAGGTATGAGAAGTACTCAAAGGTGTGAGAAAATGAATGCTCTTTTAAATGAGTACTTGAATGAAAAAATGCGACTATATGAATTCGTTAGAAGTTTTGATTTGGCAATAGCATGGCTTCGACATACTGAGAGCAAAGCAGTTCACAAAAGCGAAAACACAAAACCAGTCTTAACCACAATCCTATCCGAATTAGAGGGGAGCGCAGCGGAGGTGTTTACAAGGAATGTGTTCTTCATGGTGAGGAAGCATTTGAACAGGCAAGGATTTCTAATTTCTGAGGGCTGGAGCGACGAGGGAGGGAGTCGTACATATTATTACTCGAAATATGGTGGACACGAAATAAGTTGGAAGGTGGATTATGATAGGTCAATGGAGAAACTAATCTGCTCTTGTATGAAATTCGAGTCAAAGGGGATTCCTTGTGCTCACATATTTCGCGTGATGGTGGTAGAAGGAATGAACAGGATCTCAAAAGCATGCATTTCGAAGCGGTGGACAAAGGGAGTTTACTGTACTAATAATGGAATGAAAGCATTTGTTGCAAACGAACAGCTGACACAAATGGCCAGATATGGCACTTTAAAGTCCAGCTGTAATACTATGTGTTACTATGCCTCCTACATGGATGATGCGTTTAATGACTTGCAGCAAATGTTTGACAAGCATTCAGTGGACCTAAAGGAGAAGTGGATTGACAGGGGATATGGGGGAGACGGATTTGCAATGGATTCAAGAGTGATGAACGATAGAAGTAGAAGAACATTCGGGCTGTTAGATCCCAGGGTGTCCCGGTATAAAGGCGATCACAAGCATGCAGaagcaaagaagaaaagaaagtgtgGTCATTACAGGTACTATCAGAATTGCATACGCAGTTATACAGTAGTTAATTGA